A section of the Triticum dicoccoides isolate Atlit2015 ecotype Zavitan chromosome 7A, WEW_v2.0, whole genome shotgun sequence genome encodes:
- the LOC119334651 gene encoding lysine-rich arabinogalactan protein 19-like translates to MAAAAAGESTRLIGVRKKGEDKFGAAIMHPVTKTFLWLGTYSLPEVAACAYDLAARELKGAKAKLNFAYPPPARLVKEVITAPRHRSHGHEAPLFQVVTLPPDPTSPPPPPPKLVVYFPFPIEVPASNPPPVPAYPFLHMPRPARARLSPQPAHAPAPKTQPPIQRMNVMVQAESCLSSSGKTLGASSSRRLVFNKPKLVVVPVTLSAPTEGTGDNFTKPWYCPDFPVV, encoded by the coding sequence atggcagcggcggcagcgggTGAGAGCACCAGGTTAATTGGGGTGAGGAAGAAGGGGGAGGACAAGTTCGGTGCGGCGATCATGCACCCGGTGACCAAGACGTTCCTGTGGCTAGGGACGTACTCGTTGCCCGAGGTCGCTGCGTGCGCCTATGACCTCGCAGCTAGGGAGCTCAAGGGCGCAAAGGCAAAGCTCAACTTCGCTTACCCTCCGCCGGCCAGACTGGTTAAGGAGGTGATTACTGCACCGAGGCACCGCAGCCACGGTCACGAAGCACCGCTCTTTCAGGTCGTTACATTGCCACCAGACCCCACAtcaccgcctccaccaccgcctAAGCTCGTGGTTTACTTTCCCTTCCCCATAGAAGTGCCCGCCAGCAACCCCCCGCCAGTGCCGGCATACCCGTTCCTGCACATGCCGCGTCCGGCACGAGCACGGCTCAGCCCGCAACCAGCGCACGCGCCCGCTCCAAAGACACAGCCGCCGATCCAACGGATGAACGTCATGGTGCAGGCGGAAAGCTGCTTAAGCTCctcagggaaaaccctaggggcttCTTCGTCGCGCCGCCTGGTGTTCAACAAACCCAAGCTGGTCGTAGTTCCCGTTACCCTTAGTGCTCCTACAGAAGGAACGGGTGACAATTTCACCAAGCCGTGGTATTGCCCTGATTTTCCTGTTGTTTAG